From a region of the Procambarus clarkii isolate CNS0578487 chromosome 2, FALCON_Pclarkii_2.0, whole genome shotgun sequence genome:
- the LOC123762260 gene encoding carbohydrate sulfotransferase 11 isoform X2 — protein MLLILREGISRRSPARRWRMMLGWRSMKQTLVILAVFITMLLASYIVFPYESYGLRAVRFSREQLEYLRLYASGAEITVPTPKERSEVLKTHVKDACRTLNISLPVNSFMMAHMHYDDDRKIIYCFIPKVACTSWKRVWMKLTGIVTPETNLSTIARYTVHTKLPLLASAKDKSLKLDTYKKFMFVRHPFDRVLSAYKDKLENFDKESAYNFHKQVGKKIEKKYRNTTMSQGHNITFSEFIRFISEPGWGSTEQRNEHWISMHEICNPCGVEYDFIGKYETIKEDSNYVLDWLGVKDVVDGFPSSDRPFHARRYDPKYFNQLDQKAKLEFFSKYLADFLAFNYDFLGAK, from the exons ATGTTGCTTATATTGCGAGAGGGGATCTCCAGACGGAGTCCTGCAAG GAGGTGGAGGATGATGTTGGGATGGAGGTCGATGAAACAAACATTGGTCATCCTGGCAGTATTCATCACGATGCTGTTGGCTTCGTATATCGTCTTCCCTTATGAGTCATACG GGCTGAGAGCCGTAAGGTTTTCGAGGGAGCAGCTGGAGTACCttcgcctgtacgcctcaggtgcgGAGATTACAG TACCGACGCCCAAGGAGAGGAGCGAGGTCCTCAAGACCCACGTGAAGGACGCCTGTAGGACCCTCAACATCTCCCTGCCCGTGAACTCCTTCATGATGGCCCACATGCACTACGACGACGACCGCAAGATCATCTACTGCTTCATCCCCAAG GTGGCGTGTACCAGCTGGAAGAGAGTGTGGATGAAGCTCACAGGGATAGTAACCCCTGAGACCAACCTCTCTACCATAGCCAG GTACACAGTACACACCAAACTGCCCCTCCTCGCCTCCGCTAAGGACAAGAGCCTCAAACTCGACACCTACAAGAAATTTATGTTCGTGCGGCACCCCTTCGACCGCGTGCTCTCCGCCTACAAGGACAAGCTCGAGAACTTCGACAAGGAGAGCGCCTACAATTTCCACAAGCAAGTAGGCAAGAAAATAGAGAAGAAATACCG GAACACGACCATGAGCCAAGGTCACAACATCACGTTCTCAGAGTTCATCCGCTTCATCTCTGAGCCCGGATGGGGCAGCACCGAGCAGCGGAACGAACACTGGATCTCCATGCACGAGATCTGCAACCCGTGCGGCGTGGAGTACGACTTCATCGGCAAGTACGAGACCATCAAGGAGGACTCCAACTACGTCCTCGACTGGCTGGGGGTTAAGGACGTTGTCGACGGCTTCCCGTCTTCAGACCGGCCATTCCACGCGCGTCGCTACGACCCCAAGTACTTCAACCAGCTCGACCAAAAGGCCAAGCTGGAGTTCTTCAGCAAGTACCTCGCGGACTTCTTGGCATTCAATTATGATTTTTTAGGTGCAAAGTGA
- the LOC123762260 gene encoding carbohydrate sulfotransferase 11 isoform X3, producing the protein MSLGRRWRMMLGWRSMKQTLVILAVFITMLLASYIVFPYESYGLRAVRFSREQLEYLRLYASGAEITVPTPKERSEVLKTHVKDACRTLNISLPVNSFMMAHMHYDDDRKIIYCFIPKVACTSWKRVWMKLTGIVTPETNLSTIARYTVHTKLPLLASAKDKSLKLDTYKKFMFVRHPFDRVLSAYKDKLENFDKESAYNFHKQVGKKIEKKYRNTTMSQGHNITFSEFIRFISEPGWGSTEQRNEHWISMHEICNPCGVEYDFIGKYETIKEDSNYVLDWLGVKDVVDGFPSSDRPFHARRYDPKYFNQLDQKAKLEFFSKYLADFLAFNYDFLGAK; encoded by the exons GAGGTGGAGGATGATGTTGGGATGGAGGTCGATGAAACAAACATTGGTCATCCTGGCAGTATTCATCACGATGCTGTTGGCTTCGTATATCGTCTTCCCTTATGAGTCATACG GGCTGAGAGCCGTAAGGTTTTCGAGGGAGCAGCTGGAGTACCttcgcctgtacgcctcaggtgcgGAGATTACAG TACCGACGCCCAAGGAGAGGAGCGAGGTCCTCAAGACCCACGTGAAGGACGCCTGTAGGACCCTCAACATCTCCCTGCCCGTGAACTCCTTCATGATGGCCCACATGCACTACGACGACGACCGCAAGATCATCTACTGCTTCATCCCCAAG GTGGCGTGTACCAGCTGGAAGAGAGTGTGGATGAAGCTCACAGGGATAGTAACCCCTGAGACCAACCTCTCTACCATAGCCAG GTACACAGTACACACCAAACTGCCCCTCCTCGCCTCCGCTAAGGACAAGAGCCTCAAACTCGACACCTACAAGAAATTTATGTTCGTGCGGCACCCCTTCGACCGCGTGCTCTCCGCCTACAAGGACAAGCTCGAGAACTTCGACAAGGAGAGCGCCTACAATTTCCACAAGCAAGTAGGCAAGAAAATAGAGAAGAAATACCG GAACACGACCATGAGCCAAGGTCACAACATCACGTTCTCAGAGTTCATCCGCTTCATCTCTGAGCCCGGATGGGGCAGCACCGAGCAGCGGAACGAACACTGGATCTCCATGCACGAGATCTGCAACCCGTGCGGCGTGGAGTACGACTTCATCGGCAAGTACGAGACCATCAAGGAGGACTCCAACTACGTCCTCGACTGGCTGGGGGTTAAGGACGTTGTCGACGGCTTCCCGTCTTCAGACCGGCCATTCCACGCGCGTCGCTACGACCCCAAGTACTTCAACCAGCTCGACCAAAAGGCCAAGCTGGAGTTCTTCAGCAAGTACCTCGCGGACTTCTTGGCATTCAATTATGATTTTTTAGGTGCAAAGTGA
- the LOC123762260 gene encoding carbohydrate sulfotransferase 11 isoform X8: protein MMLGWRSMKQTLVILAVFITMLLASYIVFPYESYVPTPKERSEVLKTHVKDACRTLNISLPVNSFMMAHMHYDDDRKIIYCFIPKVACTSWKRVWMKLTGIVTPETNLSTIARYTVHTKLPLLASAKDKSLKLDTYKKFMFVRHPFDRVLSAYKDKLENFDKESAYNFHKQVGKKIEKKYRNTTMSQGHNITFSEFIRFISEPGWGSTEQRNEHWISMHEICNPCGVEYDFIGKYETIKEDSNYVLDWLGVKDVVDGFPSSDRPFHARRYDPKYFNQLDQKAKLEFFSKYLADFLAFNYDFLGAK from the exons ATGATGTTGGGATGGAGGTCGATGAAACAAACATTGGTCATCCTGGCAGTATTCATCACGATGCTGTTGGCTTCGTATATCGTCTTCCCTTATGAGTCATACG TACCGACGCCCAAGGAGAGGAGCGAGGTCCTCAAGACCCACGTGAAGGACGCCTGTAGGACCCTCAACATCTCCCTGCCCGTGAACTCCTTCATGATGGCCCACATGCACTACGACGACGACCGCAAGATCATCTACTGCTTCATCCCCAAG GTGGCGTGTACCAGCTGGAAGAGAGTGTGGATGAAGCTCACAGGGATAGTAACCCCTGAGACCAACCTCTCTACCATAGCCAG GTACACAGTACACACCAAACTGCCCCTCCTCGCCTCCGCTAAGGACAAGAGCCTCAAACTCGACACCTACAAGAAATTTATGTTCGTGCGGCACCCCTTCGACCGCGTGCTCTCCGCCTACAAGGACAAGCTCGAGAACTTCGACAAGGAGAGCGCCTACAATTTCCACAAGCAAGTAGGCAAGAAAATAGAGAAGAAATACCG GAACACGACCATGAGCCAAGGTCACAACATCACGTTCTCAGAGTTCATCCGCTTCATCTCTGAGCCCGGATGGGGCAGCACCGAGCAGCGGAACGAACACTGGATCTCCATGCACGAGATCTGCAACCCGTGCGGCGTGGAGTACGACTTCATCGGCAAGTACGAGACCATCAAGGAGGACTCCAACTACGTCCTCGACTGGCTGGGGGTTAAGGACGTTGTCGACGGCTTCCCGTCTTCAGACCGGCCATTCCACGCGCGTCGCTACGACCCCAAGTACTTCAACCAGCTCGACCAAAAGGCCAAGCTGGAGTTCTTCAGCAAGTACCTCGCGGACTTCTTGGCATTCAATTATGATTTTTTAGGTGCAAAGTGA
- the LOC123762260 gene encoding carbohydrate sulfotransferase 11 isoform X5: MEDKQQQDHNRREDPDGRWRMMLGWRSMKQTLVILAVFITMLLASYIVFPYESYVPTPKERSEVLKTHVKDACRTLNISLPVNSFMMAHMHYDDDRKIIYCFIPKVACTSWKRVWMKLTGIVTPETNLSTIARYTVHTKLPLLASAKDKSLKLDTYKKFMFVRHPFDRVLSAYKDKLENFDKESAYNFHKQVGKKIEKKYRNTTMSQGHNITFSEFIRFISEPGWGSTEQRNEHWISMHEICNPCGVEYDFIGKYETIKEDSNYVLDWLGVKDVVDGFPSSDRPFHARRYDPKYFNQLDQKAKLEFFSKYLADFLAFNYDFLGAK; the protein is encoded by the exons GAGGTGGAGGATGATGTTGGGATGGAGGTCGATGAAACAAACATTGGTCATCCTGGCAGTATTCATCACGATGCTGTTGGCTTCGTATATCGTCTTCCCTTATGAGTCATACG TACCGACGCCCAAGGAGAGGAGCGAGGTCCTCAAGACCCACGTGAAGGACGCCTGTAGGACCCTCAACATCTCCCTGCCCGTGAACTCCTTCATGATGGCCCACATGCACTACGACGACGACCGCAAGATCATCTACTGCTTCATCCCCAAG GTGGCGTGTACCAGCTGGAAGAGAGTGTGGATGAAGCTCACAGGGATAGTAACCCCTGAGACCAACCTCTCTACCATAGCCAG GTACACAGTACACACCAAACTGCCCCTCCTCGCCTCCGCTAAGGACAAGAGCCTCAAACTCGACACCTACAAGAAATTTATGTTCGTGCGGCACCCCTTCGACCGCGTGCTCTCCGCCTACAAGGACAAGCTCGAGAACTTCGACAAGGAGAGCGCCTACAATTTCCACAAGCAAGTAGGCAAGAAAATAGAGAAGAAATACCG GAACACGACCATGAGCCAAGGTCACAACATCACGTTCTCAGAGTTCATCCGCTTCATCTCTGAGCCCGGATGGGGCAGCACCGAGCAGCGGAACGAACACTGGATCTCCATGCACGAGATCTGCAACCCGTGCGGCGTGGAGTACGACTTCATCGGCAAGTACGAGACCATCAAGGAGGACTCCAACTACGTCCTCGACTGGCTGGGGGTTAAGGACGTTGTCGACGGCTTCCCGTCTTCAGACCGGCCATTCCACGCGCGTCGCTACGACCCCAAGTACTTCAACCAGCTCGACCAAAAGGCCAAGCTGGAGTTCTTCAGCAAGTACCTCGCGGACTTCTTGGCATTCAATTATGATTTTTTAGGTGCAAAGTGA
- the LOC123762260 gene encoding carbohydrate sulfotransferase 11 isoform X6, producing MLLILREGISRRSPARRWRMMLGWRSMKQTLVILAVFITMLLASYIVFPYESYVPTPKERSEVLKTHVKDACRTLNISLPVNSFMMAHMHYDDDRKIIYCFIPKVACTSWKRVWMKLTGIVTPETNLSTIARYTVHTKLPLLASAKDKSLKLDTYKKFMFVRHPFDRVLSAYKDKLENFDKESAYNFHKQVGKKIEKKYRNTTMSQGHNITFSEFIRFISEPGWGSTEQRNEHWISMHEICNPCGVEYDFIGKYETIKEDSNYVLDWLGVKDVVDGFPSSDRPFHARRYDPKYFNQLDQKAKLEFFSKYLADFLAFNYDFLGAK from the exons ATGTTGCTTATATTGCGAGAGGGGATCTCCAGACGGAGTCCTGCAAG GAGGTGGAGGATGATGTTGGGATGGAGGTCGATGAAACAAACATTGGTCATCCTGGCAGTATTCATCACGATGCTGTTGGCTTCGTATATCGTCTTCCCTTATGAGTCATACG TACCGACGCCCAAGGAGAGGAGCGAGGTCCTCAAGACCCACGTGAAGGACGCCTGTAGGACCCTCAACATCTCCCTGCCCGTGAACTCCTTCATGATGGCCCACATGCACTACGACGACGACCGCAAGATCATCTACTGCTTCATCCCCAAG GTGGCGTGTACCAGCTGGAAGAGAGTGTGGATGAAGCTCACAGGGATAGTAACCCCTGAGACCAACCTCTCTACCATAGCCAG GTACACAGTACACACCAAACTGCCCCTCCTCGCCTCCGCTAAGGACAAGAGCCTCAAACTCGACACCTACAAGAAATTTATGTTCGTGCGGCACCCCTTCGACCGCGTGCTCTCCGCCTACAAGGACAAGCTCGAGAACTTCGACAAGGAGAGCGCCTACAATTTCCACAAGCAAGTAGGCAAGAAAATAGAGAAGAAATACCG GAACACGACCATGAGCCAAGGTCACAACATCACGTTCTCAGAGTTCATCCGCTTCATCTCTGAGCCCGGATGGGGCAGCACCGAGCAGCGGAACGAACACTGGATCTCCATGCACGAGATCTGCAACCCGTGCGGCGTGGAGTACGACTTCATCGGCAAGTACGAGACCATCAAGGAGGACTCCAACTACGTCCTCGACTGGCTGGGGGTTAAGGACGTTGTCGACGGCTTCCCGTCTTCAGACCGGCCATTCCACGCGCGTCGCTACGACCCCAAGTACTTCAACCAGCTCGACCAAAAGGCCAAGCTGGAGTTCTTCAGCAAGTACCTCGCGGACTTCTTGGCATTCAATTATGATTTTTTAGGTGCAAAGTGA
- the LOC123762260 gene encoding carbohydrate sulfotransferase 11 isoform X1, with protein sequence MEDKQQQDHNRREDPDGRWRMMLGWRSMKQTLVILAVFITMLLASYIVFPYESYGLRAVRFSREQLEYLRLYASGAEITVPTPKERSEVLKTHVKDACRTLNISLPVNSFMMAHMHYDDDRKIIYCFIPKVACTSWKRVWMKLTGIVTPETNLSTIARYTVHTKLPLLASAKDKSLKLDTYKKFMFVRHPFDRVLSAYKDKLENFDKESAYNFHKQVGKKIEKKYRNTTMSQGHNITFSEFIRFISEPGWGSTEQRNEHWISMHEICNPCGVEYDFIGKYETIKEDSNYVLDWLGVKDVVDGFPSSDRPFHARRYDPKYFNQLDQKAKLEFFSKYLADFLAFNYDFLGAK encoded by the exons GAGGTGGAGGATGATGTTGGGATGGAGGTCGATGAAACAAACATTGGTCATCCTGGCAGTATTCATCACGATGCTGTTGGCTTCGTATATCGTCTTCCCTTATGAGTCATACG GGCTGAGAGCCGTAAGGTTTTCGAGGGAGCAGCTGGAGTACCttcgcctgtacgcctcaggtgcgGAGATTACAG TACCGACGCCCAAGGAGAGGAGCGAGGTCCTCAAGACCCACGTGAAGGACGCCTGTAGGACCCTCAACATCTCCCTGCCCGTGAACTCCTTCATGATGGCCCACATGCACTACGACGACGACCGCAAGATCATCTACTGCTTCATCCCCAAG GTGGCGTGTACCAGCTGGAAGAGAGTGTGGATGAAGCTCACAGGGATAGTAACCCCTGAGACCAACCTCTCTACCATAGCCAG GTACACAGTACACACCAAACTGCCCCTCCTCGCCTCCGCTAAGGACAAGAGCCTCAAACTCGACACCTACAAGAAATTTATGTTCGTGCGGCACCCCTTCGACCGCGTGCTCTCCGCCTACAAGGACAAGCTCGAGAACTTCGACAAGGAGAGCGCCTACAATTTCCACAAGCAAGTAGGCAAGAAAATAGAGAAGAAATACCG GAACACGACCATGAGCCAAGGTCACAACATCACGTTCTCAGAGTTCATCCGCTTCATCTCTGAGCCCGGATGGGGCAGCACCGAGCAGCGGAACGAACACTGGATCTCCATGCACGAGATCTGCAACCCGTGCGGCGTGGAGTACGACTTCATCGGCAAGTACGAGACCATCAAGGAGGACTCCAACTACGTCCTCGACTGGCTGGGGGTTAAGGACGTTGTCGACGGCTTCCCGTCTTCAGACCGGCCATTCCACGCGCGTCGCTACGACCCCAAGTACTTCAACCAGCTCGACCAAAAGGCCAAGCTGGAGTTCTTCAGCAAGTACCTCGCGGACTTCTTGGCATTCAATTATGATTTTTTAGGTGCAAAGTGA
- the LOC123762260 gene encoding carbohydrate sulfotransferase 11 isoform X4: MMLGWRSMKQTLVILAVFITMLLASYIVFPYESYGLRAVRFSREQLEYLRLYASGAEITVPTPKERSEVLKTHVKDACRTLNISLPVNSFMMAHMHYDDDRKIIYCFIPKVACTSWKRVWMKLTGIVTPETNLSTIARYTVHTKLPLLASAKDKSLKLDTYKKFMFVRHPFDRVLSAYKDKLENFDKESAYNFHKQVGKKIEKKYRNTTMSQGHNITFSEFIRFISEPGWGSTEQRNEHWISMHEICNPCGVEYDFIGKYETIKEDSNYVLDWLGVKDVVDGFPSSDRPFHARRYDPKYFNQLDQKAKLEFFSKYLADFLAFNYDFLGAK, from the exons ATGATGTTGGGATGGAGGTCGATGAAACAAACATTGGTCATCCTGGCAGTATTCATCACGATGCTGTTGGCTTCGTATATCGTCTTCCCTTATGAGTCATACG GGCTGAGAGCCGTAAGGTTTTCGAGGGAGCAGCTGGAGTACCttcgcctgtacgcctcaggtgcgGAGATTACAG TACCGACGCCCAAGGAGAGGAGCGAGGTCCTCAAGACCCACGTGAAGGACGCCTGTAGGACCCTCAACATCTCCCTGCCCGTGAACTCCTTCATGATGGCCCACATGCACTACGACGACGACCGCAAGATCATCTACTGCTTCATCCCCAAG GTGGCGTGTACCAGCTGGAAGAGAGTGTGGATGAAGCTCACAGGGATAGTAACCCCTGAGACCAACCTCTCTACCATAGCCAG GTACACAGTACACACCAAACTGCCCCTCCTCGCCTCCGCTAAGGACAAGAGCCTCAAACTCGACACCTACAAGAAATTTATGTTCGTGCGGCACCCCTTCGACCGCGTGCTCTCCGCCTACAAGGACAAGCTCGAGAACTTCGACAAGGAGAGCGCCTACAATTTCCACAAGCAAGTAGGCAAGAAAATAGAGAAGAAATACCG GAACACGACCATGAGCCAAGGTCACAACATCACGTTCTCAGAGTTCATCCGCTTCATCTCTGAGCCCGGATGGGGCAGCACCGAGCAGCGGAACGAACACTGGATCTCCATGCACGAGATCTGCAACCCGTGCGGCGTGGAGTACGACTTCATCGGCAAGTACGAGACCATCAAGGAGGACTCCAACTACGTCCTCGACTGGCTGGGGGTTAAGGACGTTGTCGACGGCTTCCCGTCTTCAGACCGGCCATTCCACGCGCGTCGCTACGACCCCAAGTACTTCAACCAGCTCGACCAAAAGGCCAAGCTGGAGTTCTTCAGCAAGTACCTCGCGGACTTCTTGGCATTCAATTATGATTTTTTAGGTGCAAAGTGA
- the LOC123762260 gene encoding carbohydrate sulfotransferase 11 isoform X7 → MSLGRRWRMMLGWRSMKQTLVILAVFITMLLASYIVFPYESYVPTPKERSEVLKTHVKDACRTLNISLPVNSFMMAHMHYDDDRKIIYCFIPKVACTSWKRVWMKLTGIVTPETNLSTIARYTVHTKLPLLASAKDKSLKLDTYKKFMFVRHPFDRVLSAYKDKLENFDKESAYNFHKQVGKKIEKKYRNTTMSQGHNITFSEFIRFISEPGWGSTEQRNEHWISMHEICNPCGVEYDFIGKYETIKEDSNYVLDWLGVKDVVDGFPSSDRPFHARRYDPKYFNQLDQKAKLEFFSKYLADFLAFNYDFLGAK, encoded by the exons GAGGTGGAGGATGATGTTGGGATGGAGGTCGATGAAACAAACATTGGTCATCCTGGCAGTATTCATCACGATGCTGTTGGCTTCGTATATCGTCTTCCCTTATGAGTCATACG TACCGACGCCCAAGGAGAGGAGCGAGGTCCTCAAGACCCACGTGAAGGACGCCTGTAGGACCCTCAACATCTCCCTGCCCGTGAACTCCTTCATGATGGCCCACATGCACTACGACGACGACCGCAAGATCATCTACTGCTTCATCCCCAAG GTGGCGTGTACCAGCTGGAAGAGAGTGTGGATGAAGCTCACAGGGATAGTAACCCCTGAGACCAACCTCTCTACCATAGCCAG GTACACAGTACACACCAAACTGCCCCTCCTCGCCTCCGCTAAGGACAAGAGCCTCAAACTCGACACCTACAAGAAATTTATGTTCGTGCGGCACCCCTTCGACCGCGTGCTCTCCGCCTACAAGGACAAGCTCGAGAACTTCGACAAGGAGAGCGCCTACAATTTCCACAAGCAAGTAGGCAAGAAAATAGAGAAGAAATACCG GAACACGACCATGAGCCAAGGTCACAACATCACGTTCTCAGAGTTCATCCGCTTCATCTCTGAGCCCGGATGGGGCAGCACCGAGCAGCGGAACGAACACTGGATCTCCATGCACGAGATCTGCAACCCGTGCGGCGTGGAGTACGACTTCATCGGCAAGTACGAGACCATCAAGGAGGACTCCAACTACGTCCTCGACTGGCTGGGGGTTAAGGACGTTGTCGACGGCTTCCCGTCTTCAGACCGGCCATTCCACGCGCGTCGCTACGACCCCAAGTACTTCAACCAGCTCGACCAAAAGGCCAAGCTGGAGTTCTTCAGCAAGTACCTCGCGGACTTCTTGGCATTCAATTATGATTTTTTAGGTGCAAAGTGA